In Quercus robur chromosome 11, dhQueRobu3.1, whole genome shotgun sequence, the following proteins share a genomic window:
- the LOC126707630 gene encoding probable E3 ubiquitin-protein ligase RHY1A isoform X1 — translation MSILMTSASELFHSRRSYRVGRGSPDLYSDRTSHRRHHCNYHVYHLHHHHQDSQPSDPLRRSLYERAAVRPEQSTSQFVSSNSANTENLSSTSRPRLIENEDRLPGDVLLARARLLERLRGVPISANRGSGRPLSDRTELMLEDDPGELVDDQDVGTQASAGQSAGSSTITSLTSRIERLQLFLKPKKKPPGLSQEALDCLHLEVFSSKVEGAVSRASQDCSICLETFVEGDVLIRLPCSHRFHSACLDPWVRTCGDCPYCRRSIVTNHKASKS, via the exons ATGAGTATACTGATGACGAGCGCATCGGAGCTCTTCCACAGCCGGAGATCGTATCGGGTGGGCCGCGGCAGCCCCGATCTATATTCCGATCGGACCTCTCATCGACGCCACCACTGCAATTATCACGtttatcatcttcatcatcatcaccaagaTTCCCAACCCTCCGATCCTCTTCGGCGATCCCTTTAC GAGCGTGCGGCAGTTCGACCTGAGCAAAGTACAAGTCAATTTGTTTCAAGCAACAGTGCCAACACAGAAAATTTAAGCAGCACAAGTAGGCCAAGGTTGATTGAAAATGAGGACAGGCTTCCTGGAGATGTGCTGCTTGCAAGGGCTAGGCTTCTGGAGAGGTTGAGAGGGGTGCCAATTTCTGCAAACAG gGGAAGTGGGAGACCTTTGTCAGACCGCACTGAATTAATGCTTGAAGATGACCCAGGAGAGCTTGTTGATGATCAGGACGTGGGTACTCAAGCATCAGCAGGTCAGTCAGCTGGAAGCTCAACCATTACTAGCCTGACCTCTCGAATCGAGAGGCTACAATTATTCTTAAAACCGAAGAAGAAGCCACCTGGTCTCAGTCAGGAGGCTCTAGATTGTTTGCACCTGGAGGTTTTCAGCAGCAAGGTTGAAGGGGCAGTATCAAGAGCTTCACAGGATTGTAGTATATGTCTGGAGACATTTGTGGAGGGAGACGTGCTTATACGCTTGCCATGTTCCCATAGGTTCCACTCTGCCTGCTTGGATCCCTGGGTTCGAACTTGTGGTGACTGCCCATATTGTCGCAGAAGTATAGTAACAAATCACAAAGCGTCAAAGAGTTAG